From Cellvibrio zantedeschiae, the proteins below share one genomic window:
- a CDS encoding PAS domain S-box protein, producing MTAQERITPQHKAIPLVAIIAAALCILGVSVIFAWHVPHSFGASHPTVTRMAYNTAICVILCGITLISLLNNKFFLVRACAIIIGVISGLTLIEAITKLNLNVNYWFLAKTNINELNQGLMSPTSALCLIVISASMLLFRQDIKSFAIPIVFLNLICLTITFIAILGHGIGIVPAFVWLGIKMAPHTAVGLSLFSIALIAHLYPFAIDAFNRLNFFKRIVAGFGFMAVLVIAIGSIAFMQIHTVSALAHELYEKPLQISNAAQRIKNEIDALNRHLKNIAIQKSTKDLQDIPQVVKSSEKRIVADVNIIRKSDPKLDELLNNLTLEVKRWNSFSLESWQQLEQQNVELYATRTVYDGQEFVLSIDEKLEVISLQAQQDIVDINKSVAKIEEEARQLVIVIVTIFLGAGLTVASLITRSLTFQLQKLRRAMLAIADEKPNQSIPFLDHKEEIGEMARALAVFHDNFSARRDLETRLLQVVEAMPNGVVMVNADGIMEIINAQAEKIFGYDRVELLGEPVEKLIPSGAAKSHAHNRNSFFANPSPRRMGAGRELFGLRRDGTEFPLEIGLAPVETKDGLKVLASIVDITERRNADIALNESRERLELTTRINQIGVWEYMVEEGKLIWNDAMFEMYGRNKNYFTWDIQAWKQCVHPNDLPIVEKLFQDSIKNLTPYDCKFRIIQPDGTIKHLHAKAKIERTRQNQLRMLGTNIDVTREELALAKVHNVEALRSAIVEFSEDAIISKTPTGVITSWNIGATNMFGFSAAEAIGKPIKDLVFPPDLIHEEESLLAQVRSGIVIKHFETKRRCKDGRIINVSITLSPIKDADGNIIGVSAIKRDITETIETAKILAARKTELEFSNHELERSNKELETFAYVASHDLKSPLRGIAQLSTWIEEDLAANETNSVIEHTGLLRNRIQRMEKLLDDLLIFYRAGKVEGQMLEVDINKMVKEIFEIQNNKPGLRLEITNSLPTFTTLSTPFELVIRNFFSNAIKHHDKQEGIIQVGAKVLDDNFFEFSICDDGPGIPEKFQARIFGMFQTLKPRDELEGSGMGLALIKKIVETYGGRVTLKSTGRGSCFSFSWPQNIRRRQEND from the coding sequence ATGACTGCTCAAGAACGTATTACACCCCAACATAAGGCGATTCCACTTGTTGCCATTATTGCTGCTGCCCTTTGTATTCTCGGCGTCAGTGTTATTTTTGCGTGGCATGTTCCCCACTCATTCGGCGCATCCCATCCCACAGTTACCAGAATGGCGTATAACACAGCCATTTGCGTCATTCTCTGCGGAATAACTTTAATCAGCTTGCTCAACAATAAATTTTTTCTCGTTAGAGCATGCGCAATTATTATCGGCGTGATTAGCGGTCTTACCTTGATTGAAGCGATCACTAAATTAAACCTTAACGTCAACTACTGGTTTCTTGCCAAAACAAATATAAATGAATTGAACCAGGGCTTGATGTCACCAACATCTGCTTTGTGTCTCATTGTTATTAGTGCATCCATGCTGTTGTTCAGACAGGACATCAAATCTTTTGCTATTCCTATCGTTTTTTTAAACCTGATTTGTTTAACCATTACATTTATTGCAATCCTGGGGCACGGCATTGGAATTGTTCCCGCATTTGTCTGGTTGGGAATAAAAATGGCTCCACATACGGCAGTAGGGCTGAGTTTATTTTCCATCGCCTTAATTGCTCATCTTTACCCATTCGCCATAGACGCATTTAACCGATTAAATTTTTTCAAACGTATAGTTGCCGGGTTTGGGTTTATGGCGGTTCTTGTTATCGCCATAGGTTCAATTGCGTTTATGCAAATACACACCGTATCCGCATTGGCACACGAACTTTACGAAAAACCATTGCAAATTAGCAATGCAGCGCAGCGGATTAAAAACGAAATCGACGCTTTAAATCGTCATTTAAAAAATATTGCTATACAAAAATCGACCAAGGATCTGCAAGATATTCCGCAAGTCGTTAAAAGCAGTGAAAAACGTATTGTGGCCGATGTAAACATCATACGAAAAAGCGATCCAAAATTAGACGAATTGCTTAATAATTTAACGCTGGAAGTAAAACGTTGGAACAGCTTTTCACTTGAATCATGGCAGCAACTTGAACAACAAAATGTTGAACTTTATGCAACCCGCACGGTATACGATGGACAGGAGTTCGTATTATCAATTGATGAGAAGCTTGAAGTTATAAGTTTACAAGCGCAGCAAGATATTGTAGATATCAATAAATCTGTTGCAAAGATTGAAGAAGAGGCAAGGCAGCTGGTTATAGTGATAGTTACAATTTTCCTCGGTGCCGGATTGACTGTTGCCAGCTTGATCACGCGCAGCCTGACTTTTCAACTGCAAAAATTGCGGCGGGCTATGCTCGCAATTGCTGATGAAAAACCTAATCAAAGCATTCCATTTTTAGATCACAAAGAAGAGATTGGTGAAATGGCACGCGCACTGGCTGTTTTCCATGACAATTTTTCCGCGCGACGAGATTTGGAAACACGTTTATTACAAGTTGTTGAGGCCATGCCCAACGGCGTTGTTATGGTGAATGCTGACGGCATTATGGAAATCATTAATGCGCAAGCCGAAAAAATCTTCGGATACGACCGCGTTGAATTGTTGGGCGAGCCTGTTGAAAAACTTATTCCCAGTGGTGCCGCAAAAAGCCATGCGCATAACAGAAATTCCTTTTTTGCCAATCCTTCGCCTCGCAGAATGGGTGCCGGCAGGGAATTGTTTGGCTTGCGTCGCGATGGCACTGAGTTCCCACTGGAAATCGGCCTAGCCCCCGTAGAGACAAAAGATGGCTTGAAAGTGCTCGCGTCGATTGTCGACATTACAGAACGTAGAAATGCTGACATAGCGTTGAACGAAAGCCGCGAGAGATTGGAACTCACCACCCGAATCAACCAAATTGGTGTTTGGGAATATATGGTCGAGGAAGGAAAATTAATTTGGAACGATGCCATGTTTGAGATGTACGGTCGTAACAAAAATTATTTTACCTGGGACATCCAGGCGTGGAAACAATGTGTTCACCCAAACGATCTGCCAATTGTCGAAAAGCTTTTTCAGGACTCTATAAAAAACTTGACTCCCTACGATTGTAAATTTCGCATCATTCAACCTGATGGAACCATTAAACATCTGCATGCAAAAGCAAAAATTGAACGAACGCGACAAAACCAGCTGAGGATGCTCGGTACTAATATAGATGTCACACGCGAAGAGTTAGCACTCGCGAAAGTTCACAATGTCGAGGCTTTGCGATCCGCAATCGTTGAATTCTCGGAAGACGCCATTATCAGTAAAACACCTACCGGAGTAATTACAAGCTGGAATATAGGCGCAACCAATATGTTCGGGTTTAGCGCAGCAGAGGCAATTGGCAAACCTATCAAAGATTTGGTTTTTCCACCCGATTTAATTCACGAGGAAGAATCATTGTTGGCGCAAGTCCGCAGCGGAATTGTTATTAAACATTTTGAAACTAAACGACGCTGCAAAGATGGGCGCATCATCAACGTTTCTATAACGCTATCCCCCATTAAGGATGCAGATGGCAACATCATTGGAGTATCCGCGATTAAGCGCGATATAACCGAAACTATAGAAACAGCAAAAATTCTTGCCGCGAGAAAAACTGAATTGGAATTCAGCAACCATGAGCTTGAGCGCAGCAATAAAGAGCTGGAAACCTTCGCGTACGTAGCATCTCACGATTTAAAATCCCCTCTACGCGGAATCGCTCAGCTGTCCACCTGGATCGAAGAAGATCTAGCTGCCAATGAAACCAATTCAGTAATAGAACATACCGGATTGTTGCGTAATCGCATCCAACGCATGGAAAAATTGCTGGACGATTTGCTCATATTTTATCGTGCAGGAAAAGTAGAAGGACAAATGTTGGAAGTTGATATCAACAAAATGGTTAAAGAAATTTTTGAAATTCAAAACAACAAGCCAGGACTGAGATTGGAAATAACGAATTCACTGCCAACCTTCACCACACTGAGCACACCGTTTGAATTAGTGATTCGCAATTTCTTTTCCAACGCGATTAAACATCATGACAAGCAAGAAGGTATTATCCAAGTTGGCGCAAAAGTATTAGATGATAATTTTTTTGAATTTAGCATATGCGACGACGGACCGGGAATCCCGGAAAAATTCCAGGCGCGAATATTTGGAATGTTCCAAACATTAAAACCCCGGGATGAATTAGAAGGTAGCGGCATGGGGCTAGCGTTAATTAAAAAAATTGTTGAGACCTATGGAGGACGCGTCACTTTGAAATCCACTGGACGTGGAAGTTGCTTTAGCTTTAGCTGGCCTCAAAACATACGCAGGAGACAAGAAAATGATTGA
- the trmJ gene encoding tRNA (cytosine(32)/uridine(32)-2'-O)-methyltransferase TrmJ → MSTANFANIRIVLVNTTHPGNIGGTARAMKNMGLSRLYLVAPKEYPSDKAVWRSAGATDVLDNAVVVETLDEAIGGCSLVVGTSARERRIPWPLLDPRECGENVWVEAGQHEVAIVFGREDRGLTNEELHKCNYHVHIPANEEYSSLNLATAVQVICYEVRMAFLKATEGKTLPGHSWDMPPADSGALENYYEHLEETLAGLGFLDPQNPKQTMTRLRRMYNRVRMDQMELNILRGVLTAMQNYVYYANKVVGKLGIAPGIDALREAAKSEDQAPKS, encoded by the coding sequence ATGTCAACTGCCAACTTCGCCAATATACGTATCGTTTTGGTTAACACGACCCATCCGGGAAATATTGGCGGAACAGCCCGAGCCATGAAAAATATGGGTCTGTCGCGTTTATATCTGGTTGCCCCCAAGGAATATCCTTCGGACAAAGCGGTATGGCGTTCCGCCGGTGCGACAGATGTGCTGGACAATGCGGTGGTGGTTGAAACTCTGGATGAAGCTATTGGCGGCTGTTCATTAGTAGTAGGTACTAGCGCCCGTGAGCGCCGTATTCCCTGGCCGTTGCTTGATCCGCGTGAGTGTGGCGAGAACGTTTGGGTGGAAGCGGGGCAGCATGAAGTGGCGATTGTGTTTGGTCGCGAAGATCGCGGTTTGACCAATGAAGAGCTGCATAAATGTAACTATCACGTCCATATCCCTGCCAACGAAGAATACTCATCCTTGAACCTGGCGACTGCGGTGCAGGTGATTTGCTATGAAGTGCGTATGGCCTTTTTGAAGGCGACTGAAGGTAAAACGCTACCCGGTCATTCTTGGGATATGCCGCCTGCTGATTCCGGGGCTTTGGAAAATTACTATGAGCACCTTGAGGAAACCCTTGCCGGGCTTGGGTTTCTTGATCCGCAAAACCCAAAGCAGACCATGACCCGTCTACGCCGCATGTACAACCGCGTGCGAATGGATCAGATGGAATTGAACATCCTTCGCGGCGTCCTTACCGCTATGCAGAACTACGTTTACTACGCCAATAAAGTGGTTGGAAAACTTGGTATAGCCCCGGGGATCGACGCCCTACGTGAAGCTGCAAAAAGCGAAGATCAGGCACCTAAATCTTAA
- the iscR gene encoding Fe-S cluster assembly transcriptional regulator IscR: MRLTTKGRYAVTAMLDLALHTDRGPVSLADISARQGISLSYLEQLFARLRQCNLVQSVRGPGGGYRLSGNTADISVAQVVDAVSESLDATRCEGKGNCHEGEVCLTHHLWESLSDQIHQFLSSISLADLVARGDIQAVRERQDSRLQQGIKPENHIALSEIL, encoded by the coding sequence ATGCGACTCACCACCAAAGGACGTTATGCGGTCACCGCCATGTTGGATTTGGCTCTCCATACGGATCGTGGGCCGGTAAGTTTGGCGGATATTTCAGCACGGCAGGGGATTTCCCTCTCTTACTTGGAACAGTTGTTTGCGCGTTTGCGCCAATGCAATTTAGTTCAGAGTGTTCGTGGCCCCGGCGGTGGTTATAGGTTGTCGGGTAATACGGCGGATATTTCTGTCGCACAGGTAGTAGATGCAGTAAGCGAGTCTCTGGACGCCACTCGCTGTGAAGGCAAAGGCAATTGCCACGAAGGCGAAGTCTGCCTTACCCACCATTTGTGGGAGAGTTTGAGTGACCAGATCCACCAGTTTTTGAGCAGTATTAGCTTGGCGGATTTAGTGGCACGCGGGGATATCCAAGCGGTGCGTGAGCGCCAAGATAGCCGTTTGCAGCAAGGTATCAAGCCGGAAAACCATATAGCCCTGAGCGAAATTTTGTAG
- a CDS encoding aminotransferase class V-fold PLP-dependent enzyme: MTPSTSFRKPIYLDYAATTPVAPEVAAKMAECLTLEGNFANPASRSHLFGWQAEEVVESARAQVANLIGADTREIVWTSGATEANNLALKGAAEIYRTQHKTGGHIITSAIEHKAVLDPVVWLEEQGFAVTRLPPNPQGIIEVDVLAGALREDTFLVSLMQVNNELGCINDIKTFAALCKSRGILIHCDAAQSAGKIAVNVKELGVDLLSLSAHKFYGPKGVGALYVRRAGDVKIAAQIHGGGHERNMRSGTLATHQCVGMGEAAELAQRSLITDGERIAGLRDLLWEGIADLPDIKRNGSSTNAVSGILNVAFAADASHGCDGEALLLSLRDLAVSSGSACNSASMSPSYVLKAIGLSDAQAQASLRFSVGRYTTCEEIEFAIEHIRSVVAKLKKA, from the coding sequence GTGACTCCTTCAACCTCTTTCCGTAAGCCAATTTATTTGGACTATGCCGCCACCACGCCGGTAGCGCCGGAAGTTGCCGCCAAGATGGCGGAGTGTTTGACGCTGGAAGGTAATTTTGCGAATCCTGCGTCTCGCTCACATTTATTCGGCTGGCAGGCAGAAGAGGTTGTGGAAAGTGCTCGTGCACAAGTCGCTAATTTAATTGGCGCAGACACGCGCGAAATTGTGTGGACAAGTGGTGCAACCGAAGCCAATAACCTTGCATTAAAAGGTGCGGCAGAAATTTATCGCACACAACACAAAACTGGCGGTCACATTATTACCTCCGCCATTGAGCATAAAGCGGTGCTCGACCCGGTCGTCTGGTTGGAAGAGCAGGGTTTTGCCGTAACGCGTTTACCGCCCAATCCGCAGGGCATTATTGAAGTCGATGTTTTAGCTGGTGCCTTACGCGAAGACACTTTTTTGGTAAGCCTGATGCAAGTCAATAATGAGTTGGGTTGCATCAACGATATCAAAACTTTCGCGGCGCTCTGTAAAAGCCGCGGAATTTTAATTCACTGCGATGCCGCGCAAAGTGCAGGCAAAATTGCAGTAAATGTAAAAGAGTTGGGTGTGGATTTGTTGTCGCTCTCTGCACACAAATTCTACGGCCCCAAAGGTGTAGGCGCGCTCTATGTGCGCCGCGCAGGCGATGTAAAAATTGCAGCACAAATCCACGGCGGTGGCCACGAGCGCAATATGCGTTCAGGCACTTTGGCAACGCATCAATGTGTTGGCATGGGCGAAGCAGCCGAGCTTGCGCAACGTAGTCTGATTACAGATGGCGAGCGCATCGCCGGTTTGCGCGATTTGTTGTGGGAAGGAATTGCCGATTTACCAGATATAAAACGCAATGGCTCAAGTACAAATGCCGTCAGCGGAATTTTGAATGTAGCTTTTGCGGCGGATGCAAGTCACGGCTGCGATGGCGAAGCACTTTTACTATCGCTGCGTGATCTCGCTGTATCGAGTGGCTCCGCCTGTAACTCGGCCAGTATGTCACCGAGTTATGTGTTGAAAGCCATTGGTTTGAGCGATGCACAAGCGCAAGCATCGCTGCGTTTTAGTGTAGGGCGTTACACCACGTGCGAAGAAATTGAATTTGCGATTGAACACATTCGTAGTGTCGTCGCCAAGCTGAAAAAAGCTTAA
- the sufB gene encoding Fe-S cluster assembly protein SufB, translated as MSEQVEHLIKKEYAAGFTTDIVSETLPPGLNEDVIRFISGKKNEPEWLLEWRLKAYEAWLEMTEPEWAHVKYDDIDFQAVSYYSAPKSMDDKPKSLDEVDPELLKTYEKLGIPLHEQAALAGVAMDVVFDSVSVVTTFREKLLEAGVIFCSISEAVHKYPELVKKYIGSVVPQKDNYYAALNCAVFSDGSFVYIPKGVRCPMELSTYFRINEQNTGQFERTLIIADEGSHVSYLEGCTAPMRDENQLHAAVVELIALDNAEIKYSTVQNWYPGNEEGKGGIYNFVTKRGVCHTNAKISWTQVETGSAVTWKYPSCILRGDNSVGEFYSVALTNNYQQADTGTKMIHIGKNTRSTIISKGISAGKSSNAYRGLVRMNPGAEGARNYTQCDSLLIGDKCGAHTFPYIESKNPTAVIEHEATTSKVSDDQLFLCQQRGLDAEKAVSMIVNGFCREVFKELPMEFAVEAGKLLEVSLEGSVG; from the coding sequence ATGTCTGAACAAGTCGAACATCTCATCAAGAAAGAATATGCTGCGGGTTTCACCACCGACATAGTTTCTGAAACCTTGCCACCAGGGTTGAATGAAGATGTTATTCGTTTTATTTCCGGCAAAAAAAATGAGCCAGAATGGTTGCTGGAATGGCGATTAAAAGCTTATGAAGCTTGGTTGGAGATGACCGAGCCGGAATGGGCACACGTAAAATATGACGATATAGATTTCCAGGCGGTCTCTTATTATTCCGCACCAAAATCTATGGACGACAAACCCAAAAGTTTGGATGAAGTTGATCCCGAGTTGCTAAAGACATACGAGAAACTGGGCATTCCTTTGCACGAACAAGCCGCATTAGCCGGCGTAGCAATGGACGTGGTGTTCGATTCGGTTTCTGTGGTAACCACCTTCCGCGAAAAATTATTGGAAGCGGGTGTTATTTTCTGCTCGATTAGCGAAGCAGTACATAAATATCCTGAGCTGGTAAAAAAATATATCGGCTCGGTCGTTCCACAAAAAGACAATTACTACGCGGCATTAAACTGTGCTGTATTTTCCGATGGATCATTCGTATACATTCCTAAAGGCGTACGCTGCCCCATGGAGTTGTCTACCTATTTCCGTATCAACGAACAAAATACGGGCCAATTTGAACGTACTTTAATTATTGCTGACGAAGGTTCTCATGTAAGTTACCTCGAAGGTTGTACCGCGCCCATGCGCGACGAAAATCAATTGCACGCTGCGGTAGTGGAACTGATTGCACTCGACAACGCCGAAATTAAATATTCCACTGTACAAAACTGGTACCCCGGCAATGAAGAAGGCAAGGGCGGTATTTACAACTTTGTAACCAAACGCGGCGTGTGCCACACCAACGCCAAAATTTCCTGGACGCAAGTTGAAACAGGTTCAGCGGTGACCTGGAAATATCCAAGTTGCATTTTGCGTGGCGACAACAGCGTGGGCGAATTTTATTCCGTAGCGCTTACCAATAATTACCAACAAGCCGACACCGGCACCAAGATGATTCATATTGGCAAGAACACGCGCTCAACCATTATCTCCAAAGGTATTTCAGCGGGTAAAAGCTCAAACGCCTATCGCGGTTTAGTGCGTATGAACCCCGGCGCAGAAGGCGCACGCAATTACACGCAGTGCGATTCTTTATTAATTGGCGATAAATGCGGCGCACATACTTTCCCCTACATCGAAAGTAAAAACCCAACTGCCGTTATCGAACACGAAGCTACAACTTCAAAAGTGAGCGACGATCAATTATTCCTCTGCCAACAACGCGGATTAGATGCGGAAAAAGCTGTGTCCATGATCGTGAATGGTTTCTGCCGCGAAGTGTTTAAAGAATTGCCAATGGAATTTGCGGTTGAAGCCGGAAAACTGTTGGAAGTGAGTCTTGAGGGCTCGGTAGGTTAA
- the sufC gene encoding Fe-S cluster assembly ATPase SufC, which translates to MTDLFAKVEEKDILKGLNLTINPGEVHAIMGPNGAGKSTLGNVLSGREGYEVTGGAVEFNGKDLFELEIEERAREGLFLAFQYPVEIPGVSNMEFLKASVDAKRKHQGQPELSAVEFMKLARETSKRVSLDAAFLKRGVNEGFSGGEKKRNEIMQMMLLEPKLCILDETDSGLDIDALQVVANGVNEMRSPDRSFIVVTHYQRLLDYIVPDYVHVLANGRIVKTGGKELALELEEKGYAWLEEEAV; encoded by the coding sequence ATTACTGATTTGTTCGCCAAAGTGGAAGAAAAAGACATCCTGAAAGGTTTGAATCTCACTATTAATCCCGGTGAAGTTCACGCCATTATGGGCCCCAATGGTGCGGGTAAAAGTACCCTCGGTAATGTACTCTCTGGTCGCGAAGGTTATGAAGTCACCGGAGGCGCAGTTGAGTTTAACGGTAAAGATTTATTCGAACTAGAAATTGAAGAGCGCGCTCGCGAAGGTTTGTTTTTAGCATTCCAATATCCAGTAGAAATTCCCGGCGTAAGTAACATGGAATTCTTAAAAGCCTCGGTTGACGCAAAGCGCAAGCACCAAGGCCAACCAGAATTATCCGCTGTCGAATTTATGAAACTCGCACGCGAAACCAGCAAGCGTGTAAGTCTCGATGCTGCCTTTTTAAAGCGCGGTGTAAACGAAGGTTTCTCCGGCGGTGAAAAGAAACGTAACGAAATTATGCAAATGATGTTGCTTGAGCCAAAACTTTGCATCCTCGACGAAACTGACTCGGGTTTGGATATTGATGCGCTGCAAGTTGTGGCTAACGGCGTTAACGAAATGCGCTCACCCGATCGCAGTTTTATTGTAGTAACTCACTATCAACGTCTGCTCGACTACATTGTTCCAGATTACGTTCATGTGCTTGCTAATGGCCGCATCGTAAAAACCGGCGGCAAAGAGTTGGCCTTAGAGTTGGAAGAAAAAGGTTACGCATGGCTTGAAGAAGAGGCTGTGTAA
- the sufD gene encoding Fe-S cluster assembly protein SufD, protein MSDFQQQALKLAAQQQSPTWLGDLRAQAANDWFNVKWPTRKTEHWKYTSLASLQKNIPNTWATTSVSADLALEFIAVDAIRLVFVNGVFDQASSTALQAEVVRFSQANDAQQKLIVLHLGKVVEGPQHLFATLNNAWVDDGILVHVARNQTITKPIYIVQVSTPEAQAVSVNQRVLVVLEDSAQAEVIEHYISTSEAQNSFVNSLTEIVVGDNAQLQHYRLNLEEENIQHIGAVHVNLLRNARLRGFTLAMGSKLKRIDYQINHRGQGAELNLQGVYLPRNNQMVDYHSNVQHWVPHCTTSEVFRGIIADSAQAVFNGRIYIHKDAQKTLAELSNKNLLTSNKAEINTKPELEIYADDVKCAHGATVSQLNATALYYLQSRGVSRTEAEVMMSFGFINELLEQIPEVAVHDYLFPRLAALFGRDQALFTVADE, encoded by the coding sequence ATGAGTGATTTTCAACAACAAGCTTTAAAACTCGCCGCGCAGCAACAAAGCCCTACGTGGTTGGGTGATTTGCGTGCGCAAGCTGCCAACGATTGGTTTAACGTCAAATGGCCAACGCGCAAAACCGAGCACTGGAAATACACATCACTTGCGTCATTGCAAAAAAATATCCCAAATACTTGGGCGACTACATCTGTATCTGCAGATCTAGCATTAGAATTTATTGCGGTAGATGCTATTCGCTTGGTATTTGTTAACGGTGTATTTGATCAAGCGAGTTCAACTGCATTGCAGGCTGAGGTTGTGCGTTTCTCACAAGCAAATGATGCGCAACAAAAATTAATTGTCCTGCATCTTGGTAAGGTTGTTGAAGGTCCGCAGCATTTATTTGCAACCTTGAATAACGCCTGGGTGGATGATGGGATTTTAGTACATGTTGCGCGCAACCAAACCATAACCAAGCCAATTTATATCGTTCAAGTTTCCACGCCAGAAGCGCAAGCTGTATCTGTTAATCAGCGTGTATTGGTTGTGCTGGAAGATTCCGCGCAAGCAGAAGTCATTGAACACTATATTTCTACAAGCGAAGCCCAAAACAGTTTTGTTAATTCATTGACTGAAATTGTCGTTGGCGATAATGCGCAGCTGCAGCATTACCGTTTAAATCTTGAAGAAGAAAATATCCAACACATTGGCGCAGTACATGTGAATTTACTACGCAACGCGCGCTTGCGCGGCTTTACGCTGGCAATGGGCAGTAAGTTGAAGCGCATTGATTACCAAATTAATCATCGCGGGCAGGGTGCTGAATTAAATCTGCAGGGTGTTTATTTGCCACGAAATAACCAAATGGTGGATTATCACAGTAATGTTCAGCATTGGGTTCCGCACTGTACAACTAGCGAAGTGTTTCGTGGCATTATCGCCGATTCTGCGCAAGCTGTGTTTAATGGTCGCATTTATATCCACAAAGATGCGCAAAAAACGCTGGCAGAATTGAGCAACAAAAATTTGCTCACATCTAACAAAGCTGAAATCAATACCAAGCCTGAATTAGAAATTTATGCGGACGATGTGAAGTGCGCACACGGAGCAACAGTTAGTCAATTAAATGCAACTGCGCTTTATTATTTGCAAAGCCGTGGTGTATCGCGCACAGAAGCTGAAGTCATGATGAGTTTCGGTTTTATCAACGAGCTTTTGGAGCAAATTCCAGAAGTCGCGGTGCACGATTATTTGTTTCCACGATTGGCCGCGCTTTTTGGTCGCGATCAAGCGTTATTTACTGTGGCAGATGAGTAA
- a CDS encoding aminotransferase class V-fold PLP-dependent enzyme: protein MSSFDVERVRADFPILHQEVNGQPLVYLDNAATTQKPNAVIDAISDYYRTDNSNVHRGAHALADRATVKFEAARTKVAEFINAPEAKQIIWTRGTTESINLVAASWGKTNLKAGDRVLVSAMEHHSNIVPWQLVAQATGASVEAIPVDATGTIDMDAFASMLNANVKMVSVGHVSNAMGTINPIEKMIAAAHAIGAKVLIDGAQAVSHWAVDVQKLDCDFYVFSAHKLFGPTGLGVLYGKREILDAMPPYQGGGEMIETVSFAGTTFNQLPYKFEAGTPDIAGVIGFGAAIDYLNNLDREAASAHEQALLAYAEEKARATDDIELIGTSANKTSVMSFMLRGAHPADVGVLLDKQGVAVRTGNHCAQPIMDQFEIPGTVRASFSFYNTFAEVDRLFAAIEKAKMFLL from the coding sequence ATGTCGTCATTTGATGTAGAACGAGTGCGCGCTGACTTTCCTATCCTTCATCAAGAAGTAAATGGGCAGCCGTTGGTGTACTTGGATAACGCTGCAACCACGCAAAAGCCAAATGCGGTTATTGATGCAATTAGTGATTATTACCGCACTGACAACAGCAATGTGCATCGCGGTGCACATGCGTTAGCAGATCGTGCAACCGTAAAGTTTGAAGCGGCGCGCACCAAGGTTGCAGAATTTATTAATGCGCCTGAAGCCAAACAAATTATTTGGACGCGGGGCACCACTGAAAGCATTAACTTGGTGGCGGCGAGCTGGGGCAAAACGAATTTAAAAGCTGGCGACCGAGTTTTGGTGTCGGCTATGGAGCACCACTCCAATATTGTTCCCTGGCAATTAGTTGCGCAGGCCACTGGTGCAAGTGTTGAAGCCATTCCGGTAGATGCAACCGGCACTATTGATATGGACGCATTTGCCTCCATGTTAAATGCTAATGTAAAAATGGTTTCCGTTGGTCATGTATCTAATGCGATGGGAACCATAAATCCCATCGAAAAAATGATTGCAGCTGCTCATGCAATCGGCGCAAAAGTGTTGATCGATGGCGCACAAGCAGTTAGCCATTGGGCGGTTGATGTCCAAAAACTCGATTGCGATTTTTACGTGTTTTCAGCACACAAATTATTTGGCCCAACTGGTTTGGGTGTGCTCTATGGTAAACGCGAAATTCTAGACGCTATGCCGCCTTATCAAGGTGGCGGCGAGATGATTGAAACCGTGAGTTTTGCCGGCACAACTTTCAATCAGTTGCCTTACAAATTTGAAGCGGGCACGCCGGATATCGCAGGTGTTATTGGTTTTGGCGCGGCGATTGATTATTTAAATAATCTGGATCGCGAAGCCGCATCTGCCCATGAGCAAGCTTTGCTGGCTTATGCAGAAGAAAAAGCGCGTGCGACAGATGACATTGAATTGATTGGCACCTCGGCAAATAAAACCAGCGTAATGAGTTTTATGTTGCGCGGGGCACATCCTGCCGATGTTGGTGTCTTATTAGATAAACAGGGCGTTGCAGTGCGCACGGGAAATCACTGCGCGCAACCGATTATGGATCAGTTCGAAATTCCGGGAACTGTGCGAGCGAGTTTTAGTTTTTATAATACCTTTGCTGAAGTGGATCGCTTATTTGCGGCCATCGAAAAAGCAAAAATGTTTTTGTTGTAA